The proteins below are encoded in one region of Halichoerus grypus chromosome X, mHalGry1.hap1.1, whole genome shotgun sequence:
- the ZCCHC13 gene encoding LOW QUALITY PROTEIN: zinc finger CCHC domain-containing protein 13 (The sequence of the model RefSeq protein was modified relative to this genomic sequence to represent the inferred CDS: inserted 1 base in 1 codon): MSSNECFKCGRSGHWARGCPRAGGSRGRGARGRGRGSPCSSTYLPDICYRCGESGHHAKNCDLLEDICYNCGRSGHIAKDCTEPXEREQCCYTCGRPGHLARDCDRQEEPKCYSCGEYGHIQKDCTQVKCYRCGETGHMAINCSKTSQVNCYRCGESGHLARECPDATA; the protein is encoded by the exons ATGAGCAGTAACGAATGTTTCAAGTGTGGGCGGTCTGGCCACTGGGCCCGGGGATGCCCAAGAGCAGGAGGGAGCCGAGGGCGCGGAGCCAGAGGCCGTGGTAGAGGTTCTCCGTGCAGTTCCACCTACCTTCCTGACATCTGTTACCGCTGTGGTGAGTCTGGCCATCATGCTAAGAATTGTGACCTTCTCGAGGACATCTGCTACAACTGTGGGAGAAGTGGCCACATCGCTAAAGACTGTACTGAGC AAGAGAGAGAGCAGTGCTGTTACACTTGTGGCAGACCAGGCCACCTGGCTCGTGATTGTGACCGTCAGGAAGAGCCCAAGTGTTACTCTTGCGGTGAATATGGCCACATTCAGAAAGACTGCACCCAAGTCAAGTGTTACCGGTGTGGCGAGACCGGCCACATGGCCATCAACTGCAGCAAAACGAGTCAAGTCAACTGCTACCGCTGTGGCGAGTCGGGACATCTGGCCCGGGAATGCCCTGACGCTACCGCTTAG